From the Manis javanica isolate MJ-LG chromosome 11, MJ_LKY, whole genome shotgun sequence genome, one window contains:
- the WDR74 gene encoding WD repeat-containing protein 74 isoform X2: MAAAGARWNHVWVGSDTGILKGVNLQRKQAANFTAAGQPRREEAVTTLCWGAGGETQILVGCADGIVRHFSTEEGRFQGQRHCPGGEGTFRGLAQVDGTLITCVESGILRVWRDDDKEAFSDPLLDLRVGPGVCRMRQDPTHLHVVATGGKENALKVWDLQGSEEPVFKAKNVRNDWLDLRVPIWDQDIQFLPESQKLVTCTGYHQVRVYDPASPQRRPVLEATYGEYPLTAMTLTPGGNSVIVGNTHGKLAEIDLRQGRLLGCLNGLAGSVRGLQCHPSKPLLASCGLDRVLRVHRIRNPRGLEHKVYLKSQLNCLLLSGRDNWEDEPQEPQEPNKVSLEDTETDELWASLEAAAKRKFPDLEHIQGALRTRRRKKQRPGSTSS; this comes from the exons ATGGCGGCTGCTGGGGCACGCTGGAACCATGTGTGGGTCGGCAGCGACACTGGGATCCTGAAAG GGGTGAACCTTCAGCGCAAACAGGCAGCAAACTTCACGGCGGCCGGACAGCCGCGGCGCGAGGAGGCGGTGACCACCCTGTGCTGGGGCGCGGGCGGCGAGACTCAG ATCCTGGTGGGCTGCGCCGACGGGATAGTGAGGCACTTCAGCACGGAGGAGGGCAGATTCCAGGGTCAGAGGCACTGCCCCGGAGGGGAGGGCACGTTTCGAGGCCTCGCCCAGGTCGACGG CACCCTCATCACGTGTGTGGAGTCTGGCATTCTCCGAGTCTGGCGTGATGATGACAAGGAGGCATTCTCTGACCCA CTCCTGGACCTTAGAGTGGGCCCTGGGGTGTGTAGGATGCGCCAAGATCCAACGCACCTCCACGTGGTTGCCACGGGTGGGAAGGAGAATGCTTTGAAGGTGTGGGACCTGCAGGGGTCTGAGGAGCCTGTGTTCAAGGCCAAGAAT GTTCGGAATGACTGGCTTGACCTGCGGGTTCCCATCTGGGACCAAGACATACAGTTCCTCCCCGAGTCTCAGAAGCTTGTCACCTGCACAGGGTACCACCAG GTCAGGGTCTATGATCCAGCCTCCCCCCAGCGCCGGCCAGTCTTAGAAGCCACCTATGGAGAGTACCCACTGACAGCCATGACCCTCACTCCTGGTGGCAA TTCCGTGATCGTGGGGAACACTCATGGGAAGCTGGCAGAAATTGACCTTCGGCAAG GGCGCCTCCTGGGCTGTCTAAATGGGCTGGCAGGCAGTGTCCGAGGATTGCAGTGCCATCCGTCAAAGCCCCTACTAGCCTCCTGTGGCTTGGACAGAGTCTTGAGAGTACACAGGATCCGGAATCCGCGGGGCCTGGAGCATAAA GTTTATCTCAAGTCTCAACTGAATTGCCTCCTCCTGTCAGGCAGGGATAACTGGGAG GATGAGCCCCAGGAGCCTCAAGAGCCCAACAAGGTGTCCTTAGAAGACACGGAGACAGATGAACTTTGGGCCTCCTTGGAGGCAGCTGCCAAGCGGAAGTTCCCAGATTTGGAGCATATACAAGGGGCCCTCCGGACCAGACGGAGAAAGAAGCAGCGGCCTGGGTCCACCAGCTCCTGA
- the WDR74 gene encoding WD repeat-containing protein 74 isoform X1 encodes MWVNLQRKQAANFTAAGQPRREEAVTTLCWGAGGETQILVGCADGIVRHFSTEEGRFQGQRHCPGGEGTFRGLAQVDGTLITCVESGILRVWRDDDKEAFSDPLLDLRVGPGVCRMRQDPTHLHVVATGGKENALKVWDLQGSEEPVFKAKNVRNDWLDLRVPIWDQDIQFLPESQKLVTCTGYHQVRVYDPASPQRRPVLEATYGEYPLTAMTLTPGGNSVIVGNTHGKLAEIDLRQGRLLGCLNGLAGSVRGLQCHPSKPLLASCGLDRVLRVHRIRNPRGLEHKVYLKSQLNCLLLSGRDNWEDEPQEPQEPNKVSLEDTETDELWASLEAAAKRKFPDLEHIQGALRTRRRKKQRPGSTSS; translated from the exons ATGT GGGTGAACCTTCAGCGCAAACAGGCAGCAAACTTCACGGCGGCCGGACAGCCGCGGCGCGAGGAGGCGGTGACCACCCTGTGCTGGGGCGCGGGCGGCGAGACTCAG ATCCTGGTGGGCTGCGCCGACGGGATAGTGAGGCACTTCAGCACGGAGGAGGGCAGATTCCAGGGTCAGAGGCACTGCCCCGGAGGGGAGGGCACGTTTCGAGGCCTCGCCCAGGTCGACGG CACCCTCATCACGTGTGTGGAGTCTGGCATTCTCCGAGTCTGGCGTGATGATGACAAGGAGGCATTCTCTGACCCA CTCCTGGACCTTAGAGTGGGCCCTGGGGTGTGTAGGATGCGCCAAGATCCAACGCACCTCCACGTGGTTGCCACGGGTGGGAAGGAGAATGCTTTGAAGGTGTGGGACCTGCAGGGGTCTGAGGAGCCTGTGTTCAAGGCCAAGAAT GTTCGGAATGACTGGCTTGACCTGCGGGTTCCCATCTGGGACCAAGACATACAGTTCCTCCCCGAGTCTCAGAAGCTTGTCACCTGCACAGGGTACCACCAG GTCAGGGTCTATGATCCAGCCTCCCCCCAGCGCCGGCCAGTCTTAGAAGCCACCTATGGAGAGTACCCACTGACAGCCATGACCCTCACTCCTGGTGGCAA TTCCGTGATCGTGGGGAACACTCATGGGAAGCTGGCAGAAATTGACCTTCGGCAAG GGCGCCTCCTGGGCTGTCTAAATGGGCTGGCAGGCAGTGTCCGAGGATTGCAGTGCCATCCGTCAAAGCCCCTACTAGCCTCCTGTGGCTTGGACAGAGTCTTGAGAGTACACAGGATCCGGAATCCGCGGGGCCTGGAGCATAAA GTTTATCTCAAGTCTCAACTGAATTGCCTCCTCCTGTCAGGCAGGGATAACTGGGAG GATGAGCCCCAGGAGCCTCAAGAGCCCAACAAGGTGTCCTTAGAAGACACGGAGACAGATGAACTTTGGGCCTCCTTGGAGGCAGCTGCCAAGCGGAAGTTCCCAGATTTGGAGCATATACAAGGGGCCCTCCGGACCAGACGGAGAAAGAAGCAGCGGCCTGGGTCCACCAGCTCCTGA
- the WDR74 gene encoding WD repeat-containing protein 74 isoform X3 yields MRQDPTHLHVVATGGKENALKVWDLQGSEEPVFKAKNVRNDWLDLRVPIWDQDIQFLPESQKLVTCTGYHQVRVYDPASPQRRPVLEATYGEYPLTAMTLTPGGNSVIVGNTHGKLAEIDLRQGRLLGCLNGLAGSVRGLQCHPSKPLLASCGLDRVLRVHRIRNPRGLEHKVYLKSQLNCLLLSGRDNWEDEPQEPQEPNKVSLEDTETDELWASLEAAAKRKFPDLEHIQGALRTRRRKKQRPGSTSS; encoded by the exons ATGCGCCAAGATCCAACGCACCTCCACGTGGTTGCCACGGGTGGGAAGGAGAATGCTTTGAAGGTGTGGGACCTGCAGGGGTCTGAGGAGCCTGTGTTCAAGGCCAAGAAT GTTCGGAATGACTGGCTTGACCTGCGGGTTCCCATCTGGGACCAAGACATACAGTTCCTCCCCGAGTCTCAGAAGCTTGTCACCTGCACAGGGTACCACCAG GTCAGGGTCTATGATCCAGCCTCCCCCCAGCGCCGGCCAGTCTTAGAAGCCACCTATGGAGAGTACCCACTGACAGCCATGACCCTCACTCCTGGTGGCAA TTCCGTGATCGTGGGGAACACTCATGGGAAGCTGGCAGAAATTGACCTTCGGCAAG GGCGCCTCCTGGGCTGTCTAAATGGGCTGGCAGGCAGTGTCCGAGGATTGCAGTGCCATCCGTCAAAGCCCCTACTAGCCTCCTGTGGCTTGGACAGAGTCTTGAGAGTACACAGGATCCGGAATCCGCGGGGCCTGGAGCATAAA GTTTATCTCAAGTCTCAACTGAATTGCCTCCTCCTGTCAGGCAGGGATAACTGGGAG GATGAGCCCCAGGAGCCTCAAGAGCCCAACAAGGTGTCCTTAGAAGACACGGAGACAGATGAACTTTGGGCCTCCTTGGAGGCAGCTGCCAAGCGGAAGTTCCCAGATTTGGAGCATATACAAGGGGCCCTCCGGACCAGACGGAGAAAGAAGCAGCGGCCTGGGTCCACCAGCTCCTGA